The Macellibacteroides fermentans genome contains the following window.
CCAAAAATAAAGAAGCCCTCTCCGCTTTAGTACAACAGCAAGCGACCTTATTACAGCCTAAAGACGTTATCAACACCCCTGTTACCTTGGAGTTTTTAGAACTGAATGAACGTGCATTATTGACAGAAAACGATTTGGAACAATCCATTCTCGATAACCTGCAACATCTCCTGTTAGAAATGGGACATGGCTTCTGCTTTGAAGCCCGGCAAAAACGTATATTGATAGACGAAGATTATTTCTTTGCCGACCTTGTTTTCTATCATCGCATCTTAAAATGCCATGTCATTGTAGAATTAAAGATTGATAAATTCCACCATGAATATGCCTCCAAACTGAATATGTACCTTGTACCGTTTAATTTACACCCCGTAAGTACTAATGAGATCTATGGCATAGTTAATATGGATACAGATTCGTAATTATTTTGACTTACAATTTCTCCACTTTTACCGTCAATTAAAAGTTTCTCTCTGTGAATGTTACGGTTTTCACGTATAAACTTATAAACAATTTGGTGGAACTTGTCATCTCCAAAAATTGTTTTACACTTTAATTCGTATGTAATACTGTGATTTTCTGCTTTTTTCTGATATACATCACAGCCCCACTCTAAGGAATTTTTGAATACAATGTATCTTTTTCCATCCTTATCTTCTTTAATTACAATATGTTCGATAAGCCATTCTGATGAAGGGACTTGTTTTTCATCGAAATAAACTATAAGTTCATATTCTGTTTTAGATACTACTCTAATGCTTTTTTCGTTTCCATGAGGGAAAGGATCTATGTCACTAAATGCCACGCTGTCTATTATATTTGTTCCAGATCTATTAATATAAATACTTTCCTGAAGAACTTGTAATGGAGGTGGAAAATTACCATCACTCATTTTATCACAGCTAACAAGCAATAAGAGTGCTAAAATTGCAATTAAATTTTTCATGTTATTTACGTGGGTTAATTGTTAATACTTTTCTGTCTTTACTGAAGTTGTAACTATTGGGAGAAACCATATCTGAGTAGAACCAACCATTCCCTGCACCAGCTCCCCATCCCCAATTCATGTAGAAATATTCACTATTTGTTTTTCTTACGCCAGAATAATATTCATATTCTCCCAAGCCAAATTCATTTGATATATAAACAGCGGCATAAAGTGTTATATTCTCTTCATAACCTTCACACACCCAAGCATGCCCTTCATTTGAAGAAATATTTGTACCTCTCATAAATACAGGTCTATTTGCTTGGATTTCTCTCGCAGTCTTTAATCGTTCTGAAAATCCATAGTAGTTGTATATACTAGTTGAATAATTGAAATTTTTATCAAGAGCACTACTTACATTACTTATTGTTGTAGATGTTCCTTCATCGTTATATTTTGCATCGCAAGCATTTCTTACATCAGTAATCATTTTTTGTGCTGATGAGTTATCTGAAGATGGATTAAGGCCTATTTGAGTCCAATTGTAAGTATTTGGCCATTGATGAAATTTCATAATTTGTGCTGCCGCAATCGGGCCACAACCTGCATGTCCGTTTGATGCATCAATATTAAAGGGTAGTGCTGATTGATTCCAGTTTGTATTTATTAGAGGTCCGTATTTGCTATTTGATCTTTTTATAAGAAGAATGGAGGCATCCATACAATTTACATTGGGATCTGAATGAGAACAAATATCTTGAATAAATTTTTGAGCTTCCTCTGGAGTAAGAAAATAATTTATAGCAGATATGTCATGGCATTCGTAGCCTTGTTGTTGCCATTTTATTTTTTCCTCATCTTTATTGTAATTTACTGAAAGAGCTAATTGTGTTGCCGATTTTGTAATGGGGTCTTTTTCTTCAAATATAGACCACTCAATAGCATATTTATTTCTCAAACTATCAATTGTTCCTGAGTTTATACTTTCTATATTTCCTATATACTCATCAATCATTAATCTTGCAGCAGTATTTGTTTTTAGACTTATATTATCTGAGCTTGAGTATGCTAAAATGGGTGGATAGTTTTTTGTAGCACTTACAATTATAAATCCATTGTTTGATAAATAGTTTAAAATATAAAAAGCAGGTTCATCTTCCTTATCCTTAATACAAATAACTTCTTTTATAGAAATATTTGATGGTTGAGCCTTAGTGATAGATGGAGAAAAAAAAATGTTTGCAATATTTTCTGCATCATTCTTTGATATGTTTGATGTACTTCTGCTTATTAGTCTTTTGTCGAAATATTCTGACGTAGAAACTCTATTTTGTTTATTAAATAAATCTTCATTCTCAGTACATGAAATTAAGAATAACATGGTTAATAGTAAAAGGAGGTTTTTCATTTGAGTTGGGTTTTTAAATTAATAATTGCAAACATAAACAATTAATACACTTATTTGCCTATGTTGATTAATAATAAACATATGATATGGTTAATAATCATTAATAGAGTGTTTGTTTGTTAAAAAGGAAGTAATAAACTATCATATTCTGAATATTTACTCCATGTTATATGAGAAACGAAAGATGGAGTAATTTTGTATTCAATTATTAAGAGCTTGATCTTCTGTCAAAGAAGAAGGGCAGTTTTCATATCTGCTACTGATTAATTCTCTATTTTCAAGATAGTTGTGCCGGGGCCTTTGGATACTAGTTTTATCGGGGCTTTGCCGGAATGTGTGGTTGCTGACTGTGTTTTGTCGGTGTGCCATACAGAGTAGACGTGGTTAGTGTACCCGGCAGGTAAGTCAACCACGGTGCTCACAGCTTTTTTGGTCTGAATGAAAAGGTAGTTGCCGCCATTATATGTCATTTCGTAGCACAACAGCCGGTCATTATCGATGAGAGGAGTAAACCAGGTATAACAACCGCTCCACTTATTGATTGTGCCTTTTTTTGCTACCTGACCGTTTATCAACCGGTGGTATACTTTAGTGCCACTGGTAAAGGCCATATTGTTGTCTTCGGTTATCAACGCTCTTTTCCCCAGTTCATAAGATGGATTCATCCAACAGGCTTCATACCAGCTTCCGGCGCTGTCTCGCTGAATCCATGAGCTTAATTCGGGATAGGCGGATTTGGGGTTGTTGATGCCTGCCTGTTTTTTAACAAAATCGGCCGTGCTTCCTCCCGGAAAGTATATTTCGTCTCCTTTCGCCATGGACTGCATGCCATAATAAGTTGTGACCTTTACGGGGTCCCTCTGAGCATATGTGTGCTCCGTATTTACAGAGATACTTCCTCCTGCTACTCTATACTCCACCTTTTCCAGACATAAAACCGAATCGAGCGAAATAACAGTCGTCCCATCTGCACCATACGTGGGTAAAAGAGGATTGTAGATGGTATTTACGACGTTTATTTGTACTTCGTTGCAAGCAATCAACCGATTATTATCCAATGGTTTTCCGTCTGCTGTAAAAGTGAACCAATCGCATGTGGCCGTTTTGATCTTTTTGGTATAATCTTCTTTGTAGCAATGATTGGCCCCGCAGAAGTTACCTTCTATACTGATCGGACCTATGTTGTCGCTATAGGCAAGATTGATTACCTTATCGGGATTTCTGCTTACATCTGTAAGTGGGCTGTCGGTTGTATTTGCTGCTATACCTACCTGATAGAAGCCCATCAGGTTATTGTTGAGGCATTTCCTGAAACAAATTAGCAGATCGGATTTTTCATCGAACTTTGTGCCGATGTAAATTGTATCGCCTAAGCGTTTTACATACATCTTATCGGGATGGGGTCTTGAATTTCCGTAAGATAGGCTTGTCAGCAAGAGGTAAATCAATAATAAAGTGACCTTTTTCATAGAATCTGAGTTGAGTTTTTATCTGTAAATCAAACCTGGTGGTTGAAAAAAGAAAAGCCTGTAAATGTTTCATTTACAGGCTTTCTTTTTGGGTTATGGTACCCAGAGCCGGGATCGAACCGGCATGGAAGTGAATCCACTGGTGTTTGAGACCAGCGCGTCTACCAATTCCGCCATCTGGGCATTTGATTTGTTTTCAAATGCGTGGCAAAGGTATGGATTTTTTCTAAATGCGCAAACGTTTGATTACTTTTTTTTAAATATAATTCAAAGGCAGATTAAATCACAGATTATTTATTTAGCTTTGTATCTGTTTGAATACATTAAATCAACCTAAATCATGAAAGATAATTATTGTGTCATCATGGGTGGCGGGATTGGAAGTCGTTTCTGGCCATTTAGCAGAGAAAGCTATCCGAAACAGTTTCTGGATTTCTTTGGAACCGGACGTTCGTTGTTACAAATGACTTTCGATCGGTTTGCCAAGATCATCCCAGTGGAGAACATCTTTATTGTTACCAATGAACAATATGCAACCCTAATACACGAACAGCTGCCGGAATTGTCTGTCAGCCAGATTTTGCTTGAACCTGCCCGCAGAAATACGGCTCCCTGTATTGCCTACGCAGCTTACCATATACGTGCCTGTAATCCAAATGCCAACATAGTTGTGGCTCCATCGGATCATTTAATTCTGAAGGAAGATCTCTTCCTGAAGGATGTTTCCAAAGGATTGGAATTTGTAAAACAGAACCGGGCACTGGTTACCATGGGTATCAAGCCCAGCAGACCTGAAACGGGGTATGGATATATCCAGAGCAGCGGGGTGATGGCCGACGATTTTACAAAGGTGAAGACTTTTACAGAAAAGCCTAACCTGGATCTTG
Protein-coding sequences here:
- a CDS encoding C10 family peptidase, translating into MKNLLLLLTMLFLISCTENEDLFNKQNRVSTSEYFDKRLISRSTSNISKNDAENIANIFFSPSITKAQPSNISIKEVICIKDKEDEPAFYILNYLSNNGFIIVSATKNYPPILAYSSSDNISLKTNTAARLMIDEYIGNIESINSGTIDSLRNKYAIEWSIFEEKDPITKSATQLALSVNYNKDEEKIKWQQQGYECHDISAINYFLTPEEAQKFIQDICSHSDPNVNCMDASILLIKRSNSKYGPLINTNWNQSALPFNIDASNGHAGCGPIAAAQIMKFHQWPNTYNWTQIGLNPSSDNSSAQKMITDVRNACDAKYNDEGTSTTISNVSSALDKNFNYSTSIYNYYGFSERLKTAREIQANRPVFMRGTNISSNEGHAWVCEGYEENITLYAAVYISNEFGLGEYEYYSGVRKTNSEYFYMNWGWGAGAGNGWFYSDMVSPNSYNFSKDRKVLTINPRK
- a CDS encoding mannose-1-phosphate guanylyltransferase gives rise to the protein MKDNYCVIMGGGIGSRFWPFSRESYPKQFLDFFGTGRSLLQMTFDRFAKIIPVENIFIVTNEQYATLIHEQLPELSVSQILLEPARRNTAPCIAYAAYHIRACNPNANIVVAPSDHLILKEDLFLKDVSKGLEFVKQNRALVTMGIKPSRPETGYGYIQSSGVMADDFTKVKTFTEKPNLDLAKVFYESGEFYWNSGLFLWNVNTILEAFEKYLPDIATRFDMGKDKFNTDEEVDFIKENFAYCLNISIDYGIMEKADNVFMLCVDFGWADLGTWGSLFDIARKDDQNNASLKSRALLYESSGNVVALDDPGKLAVIQGLHDYIVAEADNVLLICKKEDEQRIKQFVADAQMKFGKEYN